In one Oscillospiraceae bacterium genomic region, the following are encoded:
- the sspA gene encoding small acid-soluble spore protein has translation MTSSNNAVVPSAREALNKFKMEAAQEVGVNLKQGYNGDLTSREAGSVGGQMVKKMIEAYENGMK, from the coding sequence ATGACTAGCTCTAACAATGCTGTTGTCCCCAGCGCTCGCGAGGCTCTGAACAAGTTCAAGATGGAGGCTGCCCAGGAGGTGGGCGTCAACCTGAAGCAGGGCTACAATGGCGACCTGACCAGCCGTGAGGCCGGTTCCGTGGGCGGCCAGATGGTCAAGAAGATGATCGAGGCTTACGAGAACGGCATGAAGTAA